A single genomic interval of Stenotrophomonas sp. ZAC14D1_NAIMI4_1 harbors:
- a CDS encoding MBL fold metallo-hydrolase, whose amino-acid sequence MARLEWELIEAGHCMHPQRAVRQGASWHRCEFPALVALLHHPQRGPILFDTGYSDAFLQATARFPERLYRWVTPVHLGPGQSVHAQLQQRGIAAADIGLVVLSHLHGDHVGGVLDFPGVPLLCSRAAWQDQAARGRLRALSVGLLPALTRDAAPRMGWLESLPEVDLPRPFDVFGRGRDVLGDRSLLAVPLPGHAVGQHGLLFEGADGRPVFLVADAAWSSAAITDGVPPPRLVTALLGHTATYRQTLQRLQHTQRQVSDLQLVPAHCGLWRPPANR is encoded by the coding sequence GCATGCACCCGCAGCGCGCCGTCCGCCAGGGCGCCAGCTGGCACCGCTGCGAATTCCCCGCGCTGGTGGCCCTGCTGCACCACCCGCAGCGCGGGCCGATCCTGTTCGATACGGGCTACTCGGACGCGTTCCTGCAGGCGACCGCGCGCTTCCCGGAGCGCCTCTACCGCTGGGTCACGCCGGTGCACCTGGGCCCGGGCCAGAGCGTGCACGCGCAGCTGCAGCAGCGCGGCATCGCCGCGGCCGACATCGGCCTGGTGGTGCTCTCGCACCTGCATGGTGACCATGTCGGTGGCGTGCTCGATTTCCCCGGGGTGCCGCTGCTGTGTTCGCGCGCGGCATGGCAGGACCAGGCCGCGCGCGGGCGCCTGCGCGCGCTCAGCGTGGGCCTGCTGCCGGCGCTGACCCGCGATGCGGCGCCACGCATGGGCTGGTTGGAAAGCCTGCCGGAGGTGGACCTGCCGCGCCCCTTCGATGTTTTTGGCCGCGGACGCGACGTGCTGGGTGACCGCAGCCTGCTGGCGGTGCCGCTGCCCGGCCACGCGGTGGGCCAGCATGGCCTGCTGTTCGAAGGTGCCGATGGCCGCCCCGTGTTCCTGGTGGCCGACGCGGCCTGGTCCAGCGCTGCCATCACCGATGGCGTACCACCACCGCGCCTGGTGACCGCCCTGCTGGGCCACACCGCCACTTACCGGCAGACCCTGCAGCGGCTGCAGCACACCCAGCGCCAGGTCAGCGACCTGCAGCTGGTGCCGGCCCATTGCGGCCTGTGGCGGCCCCCGGCCAACAGGTAG